The following are encoded together in the Candidatus Tumulicola sp. genome:
- a CDS encoding helix-turn-helix transcriptional regulator codes for MTERIVEAGAVYESNHRGCSSMTHHQHSSPFVTIVLSGTYVEVNDTVPELCRDGAVVVHQAGEEHADRFACHTRCLNVELPNGLAALAPDQTSALGSSTVREAARRIVTAFHRDQSSLQTAVQHLRVAIESSGAERMEPPPWLQRVFDEFPWTEAVPLREAAALAGLHETHFSRAFRQHTGITANEYRARARVRYASQLLLGTTSAISRVAANAGLSDQSHLTRLFSERLGVSPAAYRRTFAR; via the coding sequence ATGACGGAACGTATAGTTGAGGCAGGTGCGGTGTATGAAAGCAATCATCGAGGCTGCAGCTCGATGACGCATCATCAACATTCGTCGCCATTCGTAACGATCGTGTTGAGCGGTACGTACGTCGAAGTGAACGACACGGTGCCCGAATTGTGCCGCGATGGGGCGGTCGTGGTTCACCAAGCCGGGGAGGAGCATGCCGACCGGTTCGCGTGCCATACGCGTTGTCTCAACGTCGAACTGCCGAACGGTTTGGCCGCGCTGGCGCCGGACCAAACCTCAGCGCTCGGGTCGTCGACGGTTCGGGAGGCCGCGCGGCGTATCGTTACGGCTTTTCACCGAGATCAGTCGTCGCTGCAGACGGCGGTGCAGCATCTTCGCGTCGCGATAGAGTCGTCCGGCGCGGAGCGAATGGAACCGCCGCCTTGGCTGCAACGCGTTTTCGACGAATTCCCCTGGACCGAGGCTGTCCCGCTGCGAGAAGCGGCTGCGCTTGCTGGGCTGCATGAGACGCACTTCAGTCGCGCATTCCGTCAGCACACAGGCATCACCGCCAACGAATATCGGGCGCGGGCGCGCGTTCGCTATGCGTCGCAACTGCTGCTCGGGACTACGTCGGCAATCTCCCGGGTGGCTGCGAACGCCGGGCTATCGGATCAGAGCCACCTGACTCGTCTGTTTAGCGAAAGGCTAGGCGTCTCGCCGGCAGCCTACCGCCGGACCTTCGCGCGCTGA